One window of Pieris napi chromosome 1, ilPieNapi1.2, whole genome shotgun sequence genomic DNA carries:
- the LOC125063529 gene encoding ornithine aminotransferase, mitochondrial isoform X1, whose protein sequence is MLSTRRAISKVCELLYGIDSKNLKGLIGMASQRELSSKEIFALEDKCGCRNYAPLAVALSRGEGPFVWDVEGKKYFDFLSAYSAVNQGHCHPRIIQALKKQADVLTLVSRAFYSDKLGEYEKFMTEIFGFDRLLPMNTGVEGGESACKIARKWGYDVKKIPENQAKIIFAKGNFWGRTLSAVSSSTDPDCYTGFGPYMPGLMLVPYNDIQALEKELQDPNVAAFMVEPIQGEAGVIIPDDGYLKKVRELCTKYNVLWIADEVQTGLGRTGKLLAVEHEGVKPDILILGKALSGGVLPVSAVLANNNVMDVIKPGTHGSTYGGNPLACAVATEAIKVLLEEKLAENAALLEPILRAELEKIPKDMVTAIRGRGLMFAIDVHDSIPAYGVCQRLKEAGLLAKPTHGQTIRLAPPLVITEQQLRDGAQLIQKAFQSYK, encoded by the exons atgttatctaCAAGGAGAGCAATATCTAAAGTATGTGAACTGCTATATGGCATTGATAGCAAGAATCTTAAAGGATTAATTGG TATGGCTTCACAAAGAGAACTTTCTTCGAAAGAAATATTTGCCTTGGAAGATAAGTGTGGTTGCCGAAACTATGCGCCTCTTGCTGTAGCATTGTCACGAGGAGAAG gcCCATTTGTGTGGGACGTGGAAGGGAAGAAATACTTTGACTTCTTAAGTGCGTATTCAGCGGTAAACCAGGGTCACTGTCATCCTAGAATTATACAGGCTTTGAAGAAACAGGCTGATGTACTTACTTTGGTGTCTAG GGCATTTTATTCCGACAAGTTGGGAGAGTACGAAAAATTTATGACAGAAATTTTCGGTTTTGATCGTCTGTTACCCATGAACACTGGAGTCGAAGGTGGTGAGAGTGCTTGTAAAATAGCTCGGAAGTGGGGCTATGATGTCAAGAAGATACCTGAGAATCAGGCGAAG ataatatttgcAAAAGGCAATTTCTGGGGGCGCACGCTATCGGCTGTATCATCTTCTACAGATCCTGACTGCTATACTGGATTCGGTCCATACATGCCTGGTCTTATGCTTGTTCCATATAATGATATCCAAGCTTTAGAA AAAGAGTTGCAAGATCCTAACGTAGCAGCTTTTATGGTAGAACCCATACAGGGCGAGGCGGGAGTCATCATTCCTGACGATGGGTACTTGAAGAAGGTGCGAGAATTGTGCACTAAGTACAATGTGCTTTGGATTGCTGATGAAGTACAGACCGGTCTCG GGCGCACCGGAAAATTACTTGCCGTTGAGCACGAAGGTGTCAAGCCAGACATTCTGATTTTGGGCAAAGCTTTGAGTGGTGGTGTTCTGCCTGTCTCCGCGGTTCTAGCTAATAACAATGTTATGGat GTAATAAAACCCGGTACTCACGGTTCGACGTACGGAGGAAACCCGTTGGCTTGTGCGGTGGCCACAGAGGCTATCAAg GTGTTACTAGAAGAAAAGCTGGCAGAGAACGCTGCGCTATTAGAGCCGATCTTAAGGGCGGAGCTTGAGAAGATTCCTAAAGACATGGTCACTGCCATACGTGGTCGTGGACTCATGTTCGCTATTGATGTACACGACA GTATCCCAGCCTATGGCGTGTGTCAGCGGCTAAAGGAGGCTGGTTTGCTGGCAAAACCCACACACGGTCAGACCATTCGCCTCGCCCCACCTTTAGTGATCACTGAGCAGCAGTTACGAGATGGCGCTCAGCTTATTCAGAAAGCCTTTcaatcttataaataa
- the LOC125063549 gene encoding trans-1,2-dihydrobenzene-1,2-diol dehydrogenase-like isoform X1, which yields MPEVTKMSRQLRWGVAGVGMISHDFLTAMASLPADQHKVIAIAGKDLDRVHRLATLHKIPTAYEGYEAMAHDTSIEIVFVSVLNMQHYEISKLMLENGKHVLCEKPIGMTYKQTKALVDLARERKLFLLEGMWSRFFPAYDALDKHLSAGGLGDIYHINIQFGVEITDLERNLMKDLGGGAVLDLGIYMLQFLQFVYKEPPTDIVCTGHLSKVGVDESISCVLKYSDGRTATIAAHTRATMTNRAEITGTKGSIAMDYFWCPTVLHISAANITEWTLPKGKYRFHFHNSAGLSYQIQECWDCINKDLLESPRMSLDESVLLAKLMDTMRAQVGVLNTAT from the exons atgcctGAAGTCACAAAA ATGTCTCGACAACTTCGATGGGGCGTAGCAGGTGTGGGGATGATCAGCCACGATTTTCTGACTGCTATGGCCTCACTCCCAGCTGATCAGCATAAAGTAATCGCTATCGCTGGCAAAGACCTAGATCGTGTTCATAGATTAGCTACGCTCCATAAAATTCCAACTGCTTATGAAGGTTACGAAGCGATGGCGCACGACACCTCAATAG AAATCGTATTCGTCAGCGTACTTAATATGCAACATTATGAGATAAGTAAGTTAATGCTTGAGAATGGTAAGCACGTTTTGTGTGAGAAGCCAATAGGAATGACATATAAACAGACTAAGGCTCTTGTCGACCTAGCCCGGGAAAGAAAGCTATTTCTCCTTGAAGGGATGTGGTCCCGCTTCTTTCCTGCGTACGATGCTTTGGATAAACATTTATCGGCTGGCGGTCTTGGGGATATATATCATATTAACATACAATTCGGTGTGGAAATTACAGACTTAGAGCGGAACtt AATGAAAGACTTGGGTGGCGGAGCGGTACTTGACTTAGGAATATATATGCTTCAATTCCTTCAATTCGTCTACAAGGAGCCCCCAACCGATATTGTATGCACTGGGCATCTAAGTAAGGTCGGCGTTGACGAGTCCATTTCTTGCGTGCTGAAGTACAGCGATGGCAGAACTGCGACTATAGCAGCGCATACCAGAGCTACTATGACGAATAGAGCCGAAATTACTGGCACAAAAGGCAGTATTGCG ATGGACTATTTCTGGTGTCCAACCGTTTTGCACATATCGGCAGCTAATATTACGGAATGGACTCTGCCAAAAGGAAAATACAGGTTTCACTTCCATAACAGTGCTGGTCTCAGCTATCAAATACAGGAGTGCTGGGACTGTATTAATAAAG ATTTACTCGAAAGTCCTAGAATGAGCCTAGACGAAAGTGTCCTGTTAGCTAAATTAATGGACACCATGAGGGCACAAGTTGGTGTTCTAAATACAGCCACGTGA
- the LOC125053735 gene encoding NADH dehydrogenase [ubiquinone] 1 alpha subcomplex assembly factor 2, with protein MSGGEYRYVWRIAFRNFLNSFRPRQIRGNEIGKDYIGNVYYEIPADPSRGKRKPARWYDPPKGLDFQDPLPSEWESWLRMRRSEPPTNEEISKNLAIAETKKLNADKLEAKRLADGGSLPTTLERGPQSFPKYKDFHVGDIEDDHRNKY; from the exons ATGTCGGGGGGTGAATACAGATACGTTTGGCGCATTGCGTTTcggaattttttaaattcttttcgGCCTCGACAAATTCGTGGTAATGAAATAG GAAAAGATTATATTGGAAATGTATATTATGAAATACCAGCTGATCCAAGTAGAGGCAAAAGAAAACCAGCACGTTGGTATGATCCACCTAAAGGCCTGGACTTTCAAGATCCATTGCCTTCTGAGTGGGAGTCTTGGCTGCGAATGAGAAG ATCGGAGCCACCTACAAATgaggaaatatcaaaaaacttggctatagctgaaacaaagaaattaaatgCTGATAAGCTAGAAGCTAAAAGACTTGCAGATGGTGGTTCTCTGCCAACAACTTTAGAAAGAGGTCCTCAATCTTTTCCTAAATACAAGGATTTCCATGTAGGAGATATAGAAGATGatcatagaaataaatattag
- the LOC125063529 gene encoding ornithine aminotransferase, mitochondrial isoform X2, which yields MASQRELSSKEIFALEDKCGCRNYAPLAVALSRGEGPFVWDVEGKKYFDFLSAYSAVNQGHCHPRIIQALKKQADVLTLVSRAFYSDKLGEYEKFMTEIFGFDRLLPMNTGVEGGESACKIARKWGYDVKKIPENQAKIIFAKGNFWGRTLSAVSSSTDPDCYTGFGPYMPGLMLVPYNDIQALEKELQDPNVAAFMVEPIQGEAGVIIPDDGYLKKVRELCTKYNVLWIADEVQTGLGRTGKLLAVEHEGVKPDILILGKALSGGVLPVSAVLANNNVMDVIKPGTHGSTYGGNPLACAVATEAIKVLLEEKLAENAALLEPILRAELEKIPKDMVTAIRGRGLMFAIDVHDSIPAYGVCQRLKEAGLLAKPTHGQTIRLAPPLVITEQQLRDGAQLIQKAFQSYK from the exons ATGGCTTCACAAAGAGAACTTTCTTCGAAAGAAATATTTGCCTTGGAAGATAAGTGTGGTTGCCGAAACTATGCGCCTCTTGCTGTAGCATTGTCACGAGGAGAAG gcCCATTTGTGTGGGACGTGGAAGGGAAGAAATACTTTGACTTCTTAAGTGCGTATTCAGCGGTAAACCAGGGTCACTGTCATCCTAGAATTATACAGGCTTTGAAGAAACAGGCTGATGTACTTACTTTGGTGTCTAG GGCATTTTATTCCGACAAGTTGGGAGAGTACGAAAAATTTATGACAGAAATTTTCGGTTTTGATCGTCTGTTACCCATGAACACTGGAGTCGAAGGTGGTGAGAGTGCTTGTAAAATAGCTCGGAAGTGGGGCTATGATGTCAAGAAGATACCTGAGAATCAGGCGAAG ataatatttgcAAAAGGCAATTTCTGGGGGCGCACGCTATCGGCTGTATCATCTTCTACAGATCCTGACTGCTATACTGGATTCGGTCCATACATGCCTGGTCTTATGCTTGTTCCATATAATGATATCCAAGCTTTAGAA AAAGAGTTGCAAGATCCTAACGTAGCAGCTTTTATGGTAGAACCCATACAGGGCGAGGCGGGAGTCATCATTCCTGACGATGGGTACTTGAAGAAGGTGCGAGAATTGTGCACTAAGTACAATGTGCTTTGGATTGCTGATGAAGTACAGACCGGTCTCG GGCGCACCGGAAAATTACTTGCCGTTGAGCACGAAGGTGTCAAGCCAGACATTCTGATTTTGGGCAAAGCTTTGAGTGGTGGTGTTCTGCCTGTCTCCGCGGTTCTAGCTAATAACAATGTTATGGat GTAATAAAACCCGGTACTCACGGTTCGACGTACGGAGGAAACCCGTTGGCTTGTGCGGTGGCCACAGAGGCTATCAAg GTGTTACTAGAAGAAAAGCTGGCAGAGAACGCTGCGCTATTAGAGCCGATCTTAAGGGCGGAGCTTGAGAAGATTCCTAAAGACATGGTCACTGCCATACGTGGTCGTGGACTCATGTTCGCTATTGATGTACACGACA GTATCCCAGCCTATGGCGTGTGTCAGCGGCTAAAGGAGGCTGGTTTGCTGGCAAAACCCACACACGGTCAGACCATTCGCCTCGCCCCACCTTTAGTGATCACTGAGCAGCAGTTACGAGATGGCGCTCAGCTTATTCAGAAAGCCTTTcaatcttataaataa
- the LOC125063549 gene encoding trans-1,2-dihydrobenzene-1,2-diol dehydrogenase-like isoform X2, producing the protein MSRQLRWGVAGVGMISHDFLTAMASLPADQHKVIAIAGKDLDRVHRLATLHKIPTAYEGYEAMAHDTSIEIVFVSVLNMQHYEISKLMLENGKHVLCEKPIGMTYKQTKALVDLARERKLFLLEGMWSRFFPAYDALDKHLSAGGLGDIYHINIQFGVEITDLERNLMKDLGGGAVLDLGIYMLQFLQFVYKEPPTDIVCTGHLSKVGVDESISCVLKYSDGRTATIAAHTRATMTNRAEITGTKGSIAMDYFWCPTVLHISAANITEWTLPKGKYRFHFHNSAGLSYQIQECWDCINKDLLESPRMSLDESVLLAKLMDTMRAQVGVLNTAT; encoded by the exons ATGTCTCGACAACTTCGATGGGGCGTAGCAGGTGTGGGGATGATCAGCCACGATTTTCTGACTGCTATGGCCTCACTCCCAGCTGATCAGCATAAAGTAATCGCTATCGCTGGCAAAGACCTAGATCGTGTTCATAGATTAGCTACGCTCCATAAAATTCCAACTGCTTATGAAGGTTACGAAGCGATGGCGCACGACACCTCAATAG AAATCGTATTCGTCAGCGTACTTAATATGCAACATTATGAGATAAGTAAGTTAATGCTTGAGAATGGTAAGCACGTTTTGTGTGAGAAGCCAATAGGAATGACATATAAACAGACTAAGGCTCTTGTCGACCTAGCCCGGGAAAGAAAGCTATTTCTCCTTGAAGGGATGTGGTCCCGCTTCTTTCCTGCGTACGATGCTTTGGATAAACATTTATCGGCTGGCGGTCTTGGGGATATATATCATATTAACATACAATTCGGTGTGGAAATTACAGACTTAGAGCGGAACtt AATGAAAGACTTGGGTGGCGGAGCGGTACTTGACTTAGGAATATATATGCTTCAATTCCTTCAATTCGTCTACAAGGAGCCCCCAACCGATATTGTATGCACTGGGCATCTAAGTAAGGTCGGCGTTGACGAGTCCATTTCTTGCGTGCTGAAGTACAGCGATGGCAGAACTGCGACTATAGCAGCGCATACCAGAGCTACTATGACGAATAGAGCCGAAATTACTGGCACAAAAGGCAGTATTGCG ATGGACTATTTCTGGTGTCCAACCGTTTTGCACATATCGGCAGCTAATATTACGGAATGGACTCTGCCAAAAGGAAAATACAGGTTTCACTTCCATAACAGTGCTGGTCTCAGCTATCAAATACAGGAGTGCTGGGACTGTATTAATAAAG ATTTACTCGAAAGTCCTAGAATGAGCCTAGACGAAAGTGTCCTGTTAGCTAAATTAATGGACACCATGAGGGCACAAGTTGGTGTTCTAAATACAGCCACGTGA